The Methanocella arvoryzae MRE50 genome includes a region encoding these proteins:
- a CDS encoding protein translocase subunit SecF — MKADNINKPKAPATKKEDIEPSPPQKGLLSKLRFPELPTKQAIGLPLAIMFVSLLIIGYTFATTGTPLHLGLEFQGGTLITLNTDKSDQQLQEEFSKYPLKIITTGNDGTKSLQFATMGDDQLRELTSYVSANYGNTPIEQVGGVFSEANQSQAVLAVIVAFIGMAITVFIIFRSVIPSIAIITAGFADIMFAMAMMNLIGIELTFGTFAALLMLIGYAVDTNILLTTKVLGERKYIDKKIRSTRATGLTMTIAAIVAFLVMYLFSTFSFLVGFAAIPTLSAMAMVLIFGLIADVMNTWFLNVGVLKWYMESPQGRAKYG, encoded by the coding sequence ATGAAGGCGGATAACATAAACAAGCCTAAAGCCCCGGCGACGAAAAAGGAGGATATTGAGCCCTCCCCGCCACAAAAGGGGCTGTTATCGAAGCTTCGTTTCCCGGAGCTTCCCACGAAGCAGGCGATCGGCCTGCCACTGGCAATCATGTTCGTATCATTGCTCATCATCGGATACACGTTCGCGACCACCGGAACCCCGCTGCACCTGGGGCTGGAATTCCAGGGCGGCACGCTGATCACGCTCAATACTGACAAGTCAGACCAGCAGCTGCAGGAGGAGTTCTCTAAGTACCCTCTCAAGATCATCACTACGGGCAACGACGGCACTAAGTCCCTTCAGTTCGCCACGATGGGCGATGATCAGCTCAGAGAGCTGACCAGCTACGTGAGCGCGAATTACGGCAACACGCCGATCGAGCAGGTGGGCGGAGTGTTCAGCGAGGCCAACCAGAGCCAGGCAGTCCTCGCCGTGATCGTGGCCTTTATAGGAATGGCAATCACGGTCTTCATCATCTTCCGCAGCGTTATACCGTCAATCGCCATTATCACCGCCGGCTTCGCGGACATCATGTTCGCCATGGCCATGATGAACCTGATCGGCATCGAGCTGACGTTCGGCACTTTCGCCGCGCTCCTCATGCTCATCGGCTACGCGGTTGACACGAACATTCTCCTTACGACCAAGGTGCTTGGCGAGAGGAAGTACATCGACAAGAAGATCAGATCAACCAGGGCCACTGGCCTGACCATGACTATCGCGGCTATCGTCGCTTTCCTGGTCATGTACCTGTTCTCGACCTTCTCCTTCCTGGTCGGCTTTGCGGCGATCCCGACCCTGTCAGCCATGGCCATGGTCCTGATCTTCGGCCTGATCGCAGACGTCATGAATACCTGGTTCCTGAACGTGGGAGTGCTCAAATGGTACATGGAATCTCCTCAGGGGAGGGCGAAATATGGCTGA
- a CDS encoding ABC transporter permease: protein MKFSDVLEYVVVDFTSNKFKTLLSSLGIIIGVLAIVAMLTFGDALYSGVSSQFGTLELDTMILLPIGIDMNTGMQVQKPPAKFTDRDVNIIRGTSGVKEVYPEISTSAMAQYKGENRTVAVSGIVPQYMGSYASQVDKGRYLTQSDKYSVVLGSKVANGTFGRKIPTGSYMTLTNPYTGKSQDYVVVGIMNERNGSILAGDPNTAVYMTKAGIKALTDQDTYSYIAIRADTVEGADMTASNVDKALKSIHRNEAYMVLTQKMFVDAINQVFSIIKTALAGIGAISLVVGGIGIANVMMLTVRERVKEIGLMKAVGATSTDVRVIFLTEALALGLLSGIAGVVVTMIAAWAIGEYINMTLTVSLTNALIGIAFGVIMTTVAGVYPASQASKLDPIDALRTE, encoded by the coding sequence GTGAAATTCTCTGACGTGCTGGAGTACGTGGTCGTAGACTTCACAAGCAACAAGTTCAAGACCCTGCTCTCCAGCCTGGGCATCATCATAGGCGTCCTGGCCATCGTAGCCATGCTCACGTTCGGCGATGCCCTGTACAGCGGCGTGAGCTCGCAGTTCGGTACCCTGGAGCTGGATACCATGATCCTGCTACCCATCGGCATCGACATGAATACAGGCATGCAGGTCCAGAAACCCCCTGCCAAGTTCACCGACCGCGACGTCAACATAATCAGGGGCACGTCGGGCGTCAAAGAGGTCTACCCCGAAATAAGCACGAGCGCCATGGCCCAGTACAAGGGCGAAAACCGGACTGTGGCGGTCAGCGGGATCGTACCCCAGTATATGGGATCATACGCTTCCCAGGTCGACAAAGGCCGGTACCTGACCCAGTCCGACAAATACTCGGTAGTGCTCGGCAGCAAGGTTGCTAACGGTACCTTCGGGCGGAAGATTCCCACAGGCTCCTACATGACCCTGACCAACCCGTATACCGGCAAATCCCAGGACTACGTGGTCGTAGGCATCATGAATGAGCGGAACGGCTCGATTCTGGCCGGCGACCCCAACACAGCGGTCTACATGACGAAGGCAGGCATCAAAGCGCTGACGGACCAGGACACCTACAGCTACATCGCGATCAGGGCAGATACCGTCGAGGGGGCGGACATGACCGCGAGCAACGTGGACAAAGCTCTCAAGTCCATCCACCGGAACGAGGCTTACATGGTGCTGACTCAGAAGATGTTCGTGGACGCGATCAACCAGGTCTTCAGCATCATCAAGACAGCGCTCGCCGGCATCGGGGCGATCTCCCTTGTAGTGGGCGGCATCGGCATCGCCAACGTCATGATGCTGACAGTCCGGGAACGGGTTAAAGAGATAGGCCTGATGAAAGCCGTGGGAGCGACCTCCACCGACGTCAGGGTGATCTTCCTCACCGAAGCCCTGGCGCTGGGCCTGCTCAGCGGCATCGCAGGCGTGGTGGTCACGATGATCGCCGCATGGGCCATAGGTGAATATATCAACATGACCCTCACAGTCTCCCTGACCAACGCGCTGATAGGCATCGCGTTCGGCGTAATCATGACGACTGTCGCGGGCGTTTACCCCGCCAGTCAGGCATCGAAGCTCGACCCGATAGACGCGCTGAGGACGGAGTAA
- a CDS encoding tetratricopeptide repeat protein, giving the protein MSEKEEGDPLEDCEAMYHMVVAEVLREMGYHDRAEESFMKAVSMDPWNMAIRVRYGAFLAHTGRLEAAVSEFERILDLEPGNITARLNLSQALERYGMYDRALAEVFHCLRREPDSPTLLHAYGRLQEQCGHPHEAAACYAEALLSDDDNHAVHFDLGMLLLENGDARGAEEELRMAAIQDPGDLAAACTYGKILEDQGRYADTEARLRRLLSVEPSLPTAHYRYGLLLERTGRFDEALDHYATAVRLCPDDRDACLSYAGLLSRLGNKDVESRLADLIGLSPDDGIVLELAAEAEEPENMQRAYYYHFE; this is encoded by the coding sequence ATGTCCGAGAAAGAGGAGGGTGACCCGCTCGAGGACTGCGAGGCCATGTATCACATGGTGGTCGCAGAAGTACTGCGGGAAATGGGGTATCATGACCGGGCGGAAGAATCTTTTATGAAGGCCGTGTCCATGGACCCGTGGAACATGGCGATCCGCGTGAGGTACGGCGCTTTCCTCGCGCATACCGGCCGCCTTGAGGCAGCCGTCTCCGAGTTCGAGCGCATCCTCGACCTTGAGCCCGGCAACATTACTGCCCGGCTAAACCTGTCCCAGGCCCTGGAAAGGTACGGGATGTATGACCGAGCACTGGCCGAAGTGTTTCACTGCCTCCGCCGGGAGCCTGACAGCCCCACGTTGCTGCACGCCTACGGCAGGCTGCAGGAACAGTGCGGCCACCCCCATGAAGCCGCAGCCTGCTACGCAGAGGCACTTCTCTCTGACGACGACAACCACGCCGTGCACTTCGATCTGGGGATGCTGCTGCTGGAAAATGGCGACGCCCGGGGAGCGGAAGAGGAACTCCGGATGGCCGCCATCCAGGACCCCGGGGATCTGGCAGCGGCATGCACCTACGGCAAAATACTCGAAGACCAGGGCCGCTACGCGGATACCGAAGCCAGGCTCAGACGACTCCTCTCTGTGGAGCCCTCGCTCCCGACCGCCCACTACCGGTACGGCCTCCTCTTAGAGCGCACCGGCCGATTCGACGAAGCTCTCGATCACTATGCCACTGCCGTCAGGCTTTGCCCCGACGACCGGGACGCATGCCTGTCCTACGCCGGCCTGCTCAGCCGGCTCGGCAACAAGGACGTCGAAAGCAGACTGGCAGACCTCATTGGCCTGTCGCCCGACGACGGGATCGTCCTCGAACTGGCGGCCGAAGCCGAAGAGCCCGAAAACATGCAGCGGGCGTACTACTACCATTTCGAGTAA
- a CDS encoding YkgJ family cysteine cluster protein, which produces MSHAEIEEFFRQNPGIYAAACEDDLDQLRRIYELYPDQVRLLREEEAVEASRFECRRCGTCCATVRFIPVCHADVLRWVAQKRWDILNQVVVDRTRTPLMAIWGKESIARARASAAAALEGQEIDENLRRHVTQVLYVTDLVESAVYTAREDNRCIFFSVESNCCIIHDTKPRVCDKFPYYIGKFTDPKLLEYDFCPGLKEIKEQKA; this is translated from the coding sequence TTGTCTCACGCAGAAATCGAGGAATTTTTCAGGCAGAATCCCGGCATCTATGCGGCAGCCTGTGAAGACGACTTAGATCAGCTGCGCAGGATCTACGAGCTGTACCCGGATCAGGTACGCCTCCTCAGGGAGGAGGAAGCCGTAGAGGCCAGCCGGTTCGAGTGCCGGCGATGCGGAACCTGCTGCGCCACGGTCAGGTTTATACCCGTCTGCCACGCCGACGTGCTGCGCTGGGTAGCCCAGAAGAGGTGGGACATCCTCAACCAGGTTGTAGTCGACCGCACCAGGACCCCGCTGATGGCCATCTGGGGCAAGGAATCCATCGCCAGAGCCCGGGCCAGCGCCGCGGCCGCCCTGGAAGGCCAGGAAATCGACGAAAACCTCAGGCGCCACGTCACCCAGGTGCTGTACGTCACAGACCTGGTGGAGAGCGCCGTCTACACCGCCAGGGAAGACAACCGGTGCATCTTCTTCTCCGTGGAAAGCAACTGCTGCATCATCCACGACACCAAGCCCCGGGTGTGCGACAAGTTCCCGTACTACATCGGGAAGTTTACTGATCCTAAGCTTTTAGAGTACGACTTCTGTCCGGGGCTGAAAGAGATCAAAGAGCAGAAAGCCTGA
- a CDS encoding zinc ribbon domain-containing protein, whose amino-acid sequence MEMQAFTKNYDDLCTEAGFQFVFKCDLCGDGYKTKFIESKTYRKRGLFDTIGRGIGLAADVAGMNRIGDAFERGTDIINRRHQGMTPEWHKEYEKAFMLAQNEAMGHFHRCPSCRNYVCDADWNEEDSMCVECAPRENVEVTKARAQRMKDEIQEKAQQASVFTGQIERRTTVCPECGKPTGEGKFCNNCGAPLGLLQCPKCGARVAIGTRFCGECGNRMQ is encoded by the coding sequence ATGGAAATGCAAGCTTTTACCAAGAATTACGATGACCTTTGCACCGAGGCCGGCTTCCAGTTCGTGTTCAAGTGCGACCTCTGCGGGGACGGGTACAAGACCAAGTTCATCGAGTCGAAAACGTACCGGAAAAGAGGCCTTTTCGACACCATCGGCAGGGGAATCGGCCTGGCCGCCGACGTAGCCGGCATGAACCGTATCGGCGACGCCTTCGAGCGCGGCACCGACATCATCAACCGCCGCCACCAGGGCATGACCCCCGAATGGCACAAGGAGTACGAGAAGGCGTTCATGCTGGCCCAGAACGAGGCCATGGGCCACTTCCACCGCTGCCCGAGCTGCCGGAACTACGTGTGCGACGCTGACTGGAACGAAGAGGACAGCATGTGCGTGGAGTGCGCCCCGAGGGAGAACGTAGAGGTCACGAAGGCGAGGGCCCAGCGCATGAAGGACGAGATCCAGGAGAAAGCCCAGCAGGCCAGCGTCTTCACCGGCCAGATCGAGCGCCGGACGACCGTGTGCCCGGAGTGCGGCAAGCCCACGGGCGAAGGCAAGTTCTGCAACAACTGCGGCGCCCCGCTCGGCCTCCTCCAGTGCCCGAAATGCGGAGCCAGAGTCGCCATCGGCACCAGGTTCTGCGGCGAGTGCGGGAACAGGATGCAATAA
- a CDS encoding ABC transporter permease, producing the protein MKATDVVEYALADFNSNKFKTLMSSLGIIIGVMAIVAMMSISDGVFSGVSAEFGDLDLNQIILLPQSLEDQSGGMGMSYGIAQTSKPPARFTDRDIQTILSTPGVVEVNPKIEAYGTVSYLSENRSLSIQGISPQNEKKLAATLDKGRFLSPSDRYSVVIGSKIANGTFPKNIRTGSTLTIYNQMTGKSQDYTVVGILKESNGSIVTGNPNSYIYMTQAGISGFATQDYYDIIYITCESPDRVDEIAAAVKENLAKTHRNEAFDFVTMKSFSQAITAIFDYIKYLLGGIAGISLVVGGIGIMNVMLLTVKERTKEIGLMKAVGATTANVRNLFLIESMSLGFISGLIGLALAFVVMLIVSSVIGMNMGVSLTNAAIGIAFGCLATTIAGVYPASQAAKLDPIEALRTE; encoded by the coding sequence ATGAAGGCAACAGACGTAGTCGAGTACGCGCTCGCGGACTTCAACAGCAACAAGTTCAAGACGCTGATGTCCAGCCTGGGCATCATCATCGGCGTCATGGCCATCGTGGCCATGATGAGCATCAGCGACGGCGTGTTCAGCGGCGTGTCCGCCGAGTTCGGCGACCTCGACCTGAACCAGATCATCCTGCTCCCCCAGAGCCTGGAAGACCAGAGCGGCGGCATGGGCATGAGCTACGGCATCGCCCAGACCAGCAAGCCCCCTGCCAGGTTCACCGACCGGGACATCCAGACCATCCTGAGCACGCCGGGCGTCGTCGAGGTAAACCCGAAGATCGAAGCGTACGGCACCGTCAGCTACCTCTCCGAGAACCGGAGCCTGTCCATCCAGGGCATCAGCCCCCAGAACGAGAAAAAGCTGGCGGCGACCCTGGACAAGGGCCGCTTCCTGTCCCCTTCGGACAGGTACTCCGTGGTGATAGGCAGCAAGATAGCCAACGGAACCTTCCCTAAAAACATCCGCACCGGATCCACACTCACCATCTACAACCAGATGACCGGCAAATCGCAGGACTACACTGTGGTAGGCATCCTCAAGGAGAGCAACGGCTCCATCGTTACGGGCAACCCCAACAGCTACATATACATGACTCAGGCAGGCATCTCCGGGTTCGCCACCCAGGACTATTACGACATAATCTACATCACCTGCGAATCTCCTGACCGGGTGGATGAGATCGCGGCCGCCGTGAAGGAAAACCTGGCTAAGACCCACCGCAACGAGGCCTTCGACTTCGTGACCATGAAGTCGTTCTCCCAGGCCATCACGGCCATCTTCGACTACATCAAGTACCTGCTCGGAGGCATCGCCGGCATCTCCCTCGTCGTCGGAGGCATCGGCATCATGAACGTCATGCTGCTCACCGTCAAAGAGCGCACTAAAGAGATCGGCCTCATGAAGGCGGTCGGGGCGACCACGGCCAACGTAAGGAACCTCTTCCTGATCGAATCCATGTCCCTCGGCTTCATCAGCGGACTGATAGGCCTGGCGCTGGCCTTCGTCGTCATGCTGATCGTCAGCAGCGTCATCGGCATGAACATGGGAGTCTCCCTGACCAACGCCGCGATCGGCATCGCATTCGGGTGCCTCGCCACCACCATCGCCGGCGTCTACCCCGCCAGCCAGGCCGCAAAACTGGACCCGATAGAGGCGCTGCGCACGGAATAA
- a CDS encoding DUF7123 family protein, which produces MLKKITLKDQYNHSQEAIIEYLKNGIKEGKRFFKSKYIARDLGMSPKEVGTNMKILSDECQDLKIEKWSYSKSTTWSVEHTA; this is translated from the coding sequence ATGTTGAAGAAAATAACGCTGAAAGACCAGTACAACCACAGTCAGGAAGCCATCATCGAGTACCTCAAGAACGGTATCAAGGAGGGCAAGCGCTTCTTCAAGTCCAAGTACATCGCCCGCGACCTGGGCATGAGCCCCAAAGAGGTGGGCACCAACATGAAGATCCTGTCTGACGAATGCCAGGACCTGAAGATCGAGAAGTGGAGCTACTCCAAGAGCACCACCTGGAGTGTAGAGCACACGGCTTAG
- a CDS encoding thymidylate kinase, producing MRFIVIDGLDGSGKDTQARLLKEYLAKSGNHIVIRAHPAQDNCLGRISKKALMSHGQLMRMVATLFYGFDVIRSILLYCKGDNTVIFVRYIMASAYLPRPIIKPVYAIVSRVLPTSDEMFFLDVAPEEALRRVKARGEAEEMFETLPHMEKVRGRALLITKGWKVIDGNGPPEQVFQRILDGLQR from the coding sequence ATGCGCTTCATCGTCATCGACGGCCTGGACGGCTCAGGAAAGGATACCCAGGCCAGGCTGCTGAAGGAGTACCTGGCCAAAAGTGGCAATCATATAGTTATCCGGGCCCATCCTGCCCAGGACAACTGCCTCGGCAGAATCTCAAAAAAGGCGCTGATGAGTCATGGCCAGCTCATGCGTATGGTCGCCACCCTATTTTACGGCTTCGATGTCATTCGATCGATCCTCCTCTACTGCAAGGGCGATAACACTGTTATCTTCGTCAGGTACATCATGGCCTCCGCCTACCTGCCCCGGCCCATCATCAAGCCTGTCTACGCAATCGTCAGCAGGGTGCTGCCCACCTCGGACGAGATGTTCTTTTTAGACGTCGCCCCCGAAGAGGCGCTCCGCAGAGTCAAGGCCCGGGGCGAAGCAGAGGAGATGTTCGAGACATTGCCTCACATGGAAAAAGTGCGCGGGAGAGCCCTGCTTATCACAAAAGGCTGGAAGGTCATCGACGGCAACGGGCCGCCGGAGCAGGTCTTCCAGCGCATCCTTGACGGGCTGCAGCGATGA
- a CDS encoding double zinc ribbon domain-containing protein: MAGYKQPCKYCGKLVPPDSNICPYCARADPNGPMKCPKCRATVEPGFKVCPHCGLQLQLTCPKCGKPTFFGAQCDACGGSLKVKCPNPKCGFEQPPTGENCVKCGKPLNAPKK; this comes from the coding sequence ATGGCTGGATATAAGCAACCGTGCAAGTACTGCGGCAAGCTGGTACCACCGGACTCCAACATATGCCCTTACTGTGCACGGGCGGATCCAAACGGGCCCATGAAGTGCCCGAAGTGCCGTGCGACGGTAGAGCCGGGGTTCAAGGTGTGCCCCCACTGCGGACTACAGCTACAGCTCACCTGTCCTAAGTGCGGCAAGCCCACGTTCTTCGGGGCCCAGTGCGACGCCTGCGGCGGCTCGCTCAAAGTCAAGTGCCCCAATCCGAAGTGCGGGTTTGAGCAGCCTCCTACCGGTGAGAACTGCGTGAAATGCGGAAAACCGCTCAACGCTCCTAAGAAGTAA
- a CDS encoding DUF362 domain-containing protein, with translation MTIVSIVKNADPARALKDAVELIGGLDVKGTVLVKPNLSCARPSGSGLVTNVEVVKAVVEMVAARGARPIVGDLPILGWDADAVFDTTGIREIEKAGGEFIDWRNNHVEIQLQEAGVLKKVRIARPAIEADYIINVPVLKHHFFTHISGAMKNLFGVVEPDFRPLVHVLGLDEPLVDLYEFLRPKVALNVLDATCIAQSVRPSGPYYGPTAARSVTKLNMIAVSRDAVALDATAARMIRVDPEAVEMVRLAAGRGLGTMNPQTIGNARGATLRIKRSPLGRILPYAQDAWSSERLNRISHPLVRRMYGDDVVTLEDARHEMDRADPANIVVAGACKRCGLCTSACPVKNITLSGSRPILGNKCIKCFICVEICPDGALAIERKSQ, from the coding sequence ATGACGATCGTCTCTATAGTTAAAAACGCCGACCCGGCCAGAGCTCTCAAGGACGCAGTAGAGCTCATCGGCGGCCTGGATGTAAAAGGCACCGTGCTCGTCAAGCCTAACCTTAGCTGCGCCCGGCCTTCGGGCAGCGGCCTGGTCACCAACGTCGAGGTCGTCAAGGCGGTGGTCGAGATGGTGGCAGCCCGGGGCGCAAGGCCGATCGTGGGCGATCTGCCCATCCTCGGGTGGGATGCGGACGCTGTTTTCGACACGACGGGCATCAGGGAGATCGAGAAAGCCGGCGGAGAGTTCATAGACTGGCGGAACAACCACGTGGAAATCCAGCTCCAGGAAGCCGGTGTCCTGAAGAAGGTCCGGATCGCCCGGCCAGCCATCGAGGCGGACTACATCATCAACGTGCCCGTGCTGAAGCACCACTTCTTCACCCACATCTCCGGTGCGATGAAAAACCTGTTCGGAGTGGTCGAGCCCGACTTCCGCCCCCTGGTCCACGTGCTCGGGCTGGACGAGCCGTTAGTGGACTTATACGAGTTCCTCCGCCCCAAAGTGGCGCTCAACGTCCTCGACGCCACCTGCATAGCACAGTCAGTAAGGCCCTCCGGCCCCTACTACGGGCCTACCGCAGCACGTTCTGTCACAAAGCTCAACATGATCGCCGTCAGCCGGGACGCGGTAGCGCTGGATGCCACTGCAGCCAGGATGATCCGGGTAGACCCGGAAGCCGTGGAAATGGTCCGCCTCGCAGCCGGCCGGGGCCTCGGCACCATGAACCCCCAGACCATCGGCAACGCCCGGGGAGCCACCCTGCGGATAAAGAGATCACCCCTCGGGCGTATCCTGCCCTACGCCCAGGACGCCTGGTCCAGCGAGCGGCTGAACCGGATTTCCCACCCTCTGGTAAGGCGCATGTACGGCGATGACGTGGTCACCCTCGAGGACGCCCGTCACGAGATGGACCGGGCCGATCCCGCGAACATCGTCGTAGCCGGGGCCTGCAAACGCTGCGGCCTGTGCACCAGCGCGTGCCCGGTCAAGAACATCACCCTCTCCGGCAGCCGGCCAATCTTAGGGAACAAGTGCATCAAATGCTTCATCTGTGTGGAGATCTGCCCCGACGGGGCTTTAGCTATCGAGAGAAAATCTCAGTGA
- a CDS encoding preprotein translocase subunit SecD, which translates to MAEKGESFWVKILTDYRVIALIICLLLSTIFIWPTFTDGQFTTNLKFGLDFEGGSQLKLKLINQSGSNNTITDQQLELTKGVMETKVNAFGLKNIPITTVRDGDNNAYMLIDFAGINYTEAMDILGTPGQFEMRIQSGPGNESEHILYGDSVSGVSVISQTDGSHGVSFRLNAEGAQKFHEVASKYDILRNPQNHQVMMILDGKEFHRAPIESRLAQSLLAGPVDQAVASTGSGDEGLEEAKKVYVHMSAGALPFGVEVVSSGQVPAEQGAQFKTVAIIAMILAQLAIGGIMYLRYKEPRIIAPMFLTSLFEVFILLGFATMPFVRWEIDLPSVAAIIAVIGTGIDQLIIITDEVMTTGRAPTTKKILQKMSQAFKIIFSSAATVVVAMIPLYFMGFGALRGFALTTIVGVAIGIFITRPAYGKIISEILNK; encoded by the coding sequence ATGGCTGAGAAAGGCGAGAGCTTCTGGGTGAAAATCCTCACCGACTACCGCGTCATCGCGTTAATCATATGCCTGCTGCTGTCGACGATCTTCATCTGGCCCACCTTTACCGACGGCCAGTTCACCACGAACCTCAAGTTCGGGCTGGACTTCGAAGGCGGCTCCCAGCTGAAGCTGAAGCTGATCAACCAGAGCGGCAGCAATAACACGATTACAGACCAGCAGCTGGAGCTGACCAAGGGAGTCATGGAGACTAAGGTTAACGCCTTCGGCCTCAAGAACATCCCGATTACGACGGTTAGAGACGGCGATAACAACGCCTACATGCTCATCGACTTCGCCGGGATCAACTACACCGAAGCTATGGACATCCTGGGCACACCCGGCCAGTTCGAGATGAGGATTCAGTCAGGCCCCGGCAACGAGTCCGAGCACATCCTCTATGGTGACAGCGTTTCAGGAGTGTCCGTAATAAGCCAGACCGACGGATCACACGGCGTATCGTTCCGCCTCAACGCTGAGGGCGCCCAGAAGTTCCACGAGGTCGCCAGCAAGTACGACATCCTGCGCAACCCTCAGAACCACCAGGTCATGATGATCCTGGACGGCAAAGAGTTCCACCGGGCACCCATAGAATCACGCCTTGCCCAGAGCCTGCTCGCTGGGCCTGTAGACCAGGCTGTGGCATCTACGGGATCTGGCGACGAAGGCCTGGAGGAAGCCAAGAAGGTCTACGTCCACATGAGCGCCGGCGCGCTGCCCTTCGGCGTAGAGGTCGTCAGCTCAGGCCAGGTACCCGCAGAGCAGGGTGCCCAGTTCAAGACCGTGGCCATCATCGCCATGATCCTGGCCCAGCTGGCCATCGGCGGCATCATGTACCTCAGGTATAAAGAGCCGAGGATCATCGCCCCGATGTTCCTGACCTCGCTGTTCGAAGTCTTCATCCTGCTGGGCTTCGCCACCATGCCGTTCGTCCGGTGGGAGATCGACCTGCCCTCCGTGGCTGCCATCATCGCGGTCATCGGCACTGGTATAGATCAACTGATCATCATCACCGACGAGGTGATGACCACCGGCAGAGCGCCCACGACGAAGAAGATCCTGCAGAAGATGTCGCAGGCCTTCAAGATCATATTCTCGTCCGCGGCGACCGTCGTAGTGGCCATGATCCCGCTGTACTTCATGGGCTTCGGCGCACTCAGGGGCTTCGCCCTGACGACCATCGTCGGCGTGGCCATAGGGATATTCATCACCAGGCCCGCTTACGGCAAGATCATCAGCGAGATATTGAACAAATAA
- the aroE gene encoding shikimate dehydrogenase: MMTIYGVVGYPVEHSLSPVMHNAAFKALDMDCAYHKFEVKGEHLKDAILGARYLGFGGLNVTIPHKEAALRIMEPDRTALEIGAANTLDFKQMRAFNTDAAGAIDALRDGGVELENKGVLVLGAGGAARAVVYGLVKEGATVTIANRTTAKAADLAAYMRSFGSVFGTSLDSLGEKVRAVDIVINTTPIGMGWEDKPLVTRDMLDRSQAVFDLVYRPVETPLLREARAAGAKTIDGISMLARQGAKSFEIWTGVKPPVDVMERSARDAL, from the coding sequence ATGATGACTATTTATGGCGTCGTCGGATACCCGGTCGAGCACAGCCTTTCCCCTGTGATGCATAATGCTGCGTTCAAGGCGCTGGACATGGACTGCGCTTACCACAAGTTCGAGGTGAAGGGAGAGCACCTGAAGGACGCTATCCTGGGCGCGAGGTACCTGGGCTTCGGGGGCCTGAACGTGACTATCCCTCACAAGGAAGCAGCCCTCCGGATCATGGAGCCCGACCGGACCGCGCTGGAGATAGGCGCCGCCAACACTCTGGATTTTAAGCAGATGCGGGCGTTCAACACGGATGCCGCAGGGGCTATCGATGCCCTGCGGGACGGCGGCGTGGAACTGGAGAACAAGGGCGTGCTGGTGCTGGGCGCGGGCGGGGCGGCGAGGGCGGTGGTATACGGGCTGGTTAAGGAAGGAGCCACTGTGACTATCGCCAATCGAACTACTGCGAAGGCCGCAGACCTGGCAGCCTACATGCGCAGCTTCGGCTCTGTCTTCGGCACCAGCCTGGACAGCCTGGGGGAGAAGGTAAGGGCTGTGGACATAGTCATCAACACCACGCCCATTGGCATGGGCTGGGAAGATAAGCCCCTTGTCACCCGGGACATGCTCGACCGTAGCCAGGCCGTGTTCGACCTCGTGTACCGGCCGGTGGAAACCCCTCTGCTCCGGGAGGCCCGGGCGGCGGGGGCGAAGACGATCGACGGCATCTCCATGCTGGCCCGGCAGGGGGCGAAGTCCTTCGAGATATGGACCGGCGTAAAGCCCCCGGTGGACGTGATGGAGCGGAGCGCGAGGGATGCCCTTTAA